A region of Micromonospora sp. WMMD882 DNA encodes the following proteins:
- a CDS encoding preprotein translocase subunit TatB, with translation MFDNLNWWEIGALLLLALLIFGDRLPNVISDGLRMVRNLRAMARNATTDLSKELGTDIQLEDLHPKAFIRKHLLSEEDEQAIRKPLQGVYDNLRADVTGVHQELKDVASAADVRTAQPAPAAPVAASPPVPRPRAFDLDAT, from the coding sequence GTGTTCGACAACCTGAACTGGTGGGAGATCGGTGCGCTGCTGCTGCTCGCCTTGCTGATCTTCGGGGACCGGCTGCCCAACGTGATCAGCGACGGCCTGCGGATGGTGCGCAACCTGCGGGCCATGGCCCGCAACGCCACCACCGACCTGAGCAAGGAGCTCGGCACCGACATCCAGCTCGAGGACCTGCACCCGAAGGCGTTCATCCGCAAGCACCTGCTCAGCGAGGAGGACGAGCAGGCGATCCGGAAGCCGTTGCAGGGCGTCTACGACAACCTGCGGGCCGACGTCACCGGGGTGCACCAGGAGCTGAAGGACGTGGCCAGCGCGGCGGACGTCCGTACCGCCCAGCCGGCGCCGGCCGCGCCGGTCGCCGCGTCGCCGCCGGTGCCGAGGCCGCGCGCCTTCGACCTCGACGCCACCTGA
- a CDS encoding PhzF family phenazine biosynthesis protein, with amino-acid sequence MSTLAYEIVDVFTDRPFAGNPLAVVFGAEGLATEQMQSLALEFNLSETVFVLPATRADATYRARIFTPVSELPFAGHPSVGAAVTAARRGLFEPGRVSQECGAGVLPVEVTATGATLTGGMPTLGPELDVEPLLEVTGLTPVDHAGPAPRVAGCGLEFPFLPVRPDAVARARVDPAAAQRYGVEHVSVFSWDPAAQTAHARVFVPGLGVPEDPATGSAALGLGVWLVASGLLPGDGRSAYTVRQGVEIHRPSLLSCTVTAAGGSALGATVTGEVVPVARGEIAVPPFVG; translated from the coding sequence ATGTCGACCTTGGCCTACGAGATCGTGGACGTCTTCACCGACCGCCCGTTCGCCGGCAACCCGCTGGCCGTGGTGTTCGGCGCGGAAGGGCTCGCCACCGAGCAGATGCAGTCGCTCGCGCTGGAGTTCAACCTTTCCGAGACGGTGTTCGTGCTGCCCGCCACCCGGGCCGACGCGACATACCGGGCGCGGATCTTCACCCCGGTGTCGGAGCTGCCCTTCGCCGGGCACCCCAGCGTCGGGGCGGCGGTGACCGCCGCCCGCCGGGGCCTGTTCGAGCCGGGCCGGGTCAGCCAGGAGTGCGGGGCCGGGGTGCTGCCGGTCGAGGTGACCGCCACCGGCGCCACGCTGACCGGCGGCATGCCCACGCTCGGGCCGGAGCTGGACGTCGAGCCGCTGCTGGAGGTGACCGGACTCACCCCGGTCGACCACGCCGGCCCGGCCCCCCGGGTGGCCGGCTGCGGGCTGGAGTTCCCCTTCCTGCCGGTACGTCCGGACGCGGTGGCCCGCGCCAGGGTCGACCCGGCGGCGGCGCAGCGGTACGGCGTGGAGCACGTCAGCGTCTTCTCCTGGGATCCGGCAGCGCAAACCGCGCACGCCCGGGTCTTCGTGCCCGGACTCGGGGTGCCCGAGGACCCGGCCACCGGCTCGGCCGCCCTCGGGCTGGGCGTGTGGCTGGTCGCCTCCGGTCTGCTGCCCGGCGACGGCAGGTCGGCGTACACCGTCCGGCAGGGGGTCGAGATCCACCGTCCGTCCCTGCTGAGCTGCACGGTGACCGCGGCCGGCGGCAGCGCGCTCGGCGCGACCGTCACCGGCGAGGTGGTGCCGGTGGCCCGGGGCGAGATCGCGGTGCCCCCGTTCGTCGGGTGA
- a CDS encoding DMT family transporter, with protein sequence MQSSPRRRPLDPLTTGAVALAVAAVSSAAPLIAFAAAPALAIAFWRNVIATGLVGPWALLRRRAEFRRLLTVDRREGWLCVLAGVALAAHFATWMPSAQLTTVATATALVATQPVWQGLIARWQGRRLPGTVWVGIGIAVLGAVLASGSDFAVSGRAFAGDLLAIAGAIFAAVYTALGERARVTVSTATYTTICYAVCGLVLLLGCLVGRVPLGGFDTETWLVIAALVVGAQLLGHSMFNYALRRVSATTISVLILLEAPGAALIGWAWLGQLPQPLALPGLGVLLLGTAVVVLGGARAGRRVAPPPVPAEAGPPPV encoded by the coding sequence GTGCAGTCGTCCCCCCGCCGTCGTCCGCTCGATCCGCTGACCACCGGGGCGGTGGCGCTGGCGGTCGCTGCGGTGTCGTCGGCGGCGCCGCTCATCGCGTTCGCGGCTGCCCCCGCCCTGGCCATCGCCTTCTGGCGGAACGTCATCGCGACCGGGCTCGTCGGCCCCTGGGCGTTGCTGCGGCGACGCGCCGAGTTCCGTCGGCTGCTCACCGTCGACCGGCGGGAGGGCTGGTTGTGCGTCCTGGCCGGGGTGGCCCTGGCCGCGCACTTCGCCACCTGGATGCCGAGCGCGCAGCTCACCACGGTCGCCACCGCGACCGCGCTGGTGGCCACCCAGCCGGTCTGGCAGGGGTTGATCGCCCGGTGGCAGGGCCGCCGGCTGCCGGGGACGGTCTGGGTGGGCATCGGCATCGCCGTGCTCGGCGCGGTGCTGGCCAGCGGGTCCGACTTCGCCGTCTCCGGCCGTGCCTTCGCCGGTGACCTGCTGGCGATCGCCGGCGCGATCTTCGCGGCCGTCTACACCGCCCTCGGCGAGCGGGCCCGGGTCACCGTCAGCACCGCCACCTACACGACCATCTGCTACGCGGTCTGCGGGCTGGTCCTGCTGCTCGGCTGCCTGGTCGGTCGGGTTCCGCTGGGTGGCTTCGACACCGAGACCTGGCTGGTGATCGCGGCCCTGGTGGTCGGGGCGCAACTGCTCGGGCACTCGATGTTCAACTACGCGCTGCGCCGGGTCTCGGCCACCACGATCAGCGTGCTGATCCTGTTGGAGGCGCCCGGCGCGGCGTTGATCGGGTGGGCCTGGCTCGGGCAGCTCCCGCAGCCGCTGGCCCTGCCCGGTCTCGGCGTGCTGCTGCTCGGCACGGCGGTGGTGGTGCTCGGCGGGGCCCGCGCGGGCCGCCGGGTCGCGCCGCCGCCGGTGCCGGCCGAGGCCGGCCCGCCGCCGGTCTGA
- a CDS encoding Mrp/NBP35 family ATP-binding protein: MSAPVSTVSDAVQAALATVDDPEIRRPITELGMVRSAIVGDDGVVRIELLLTIAGCPLKDKLRADITAAVGAVPGITGVEIEFGVMSPEQRQSLQAKLRGGGAAAEPVIPFAQPGSRTRVYAVASGKGGVGKSSVTVNLAAALAARGLSVGVVDADIYGHSVPRMLGADGRPTRVEDMIMPPQAHGVKVISIGMFTAGNAAVVWRGPMLHRALQQFLADVYWGDLDVLLLDLPPGTGDVAISLAQLLPNAEILVVTTPQTAAAEVAERAGAIALQTHQRVVGVIENMSWLELPDGSRMEVFGAGGGATVAESLTRTIGAQVPLLGQIPLDTRVREAGDAGNPIVLVEPDALAAKALGAVADRLAVRRESLLGKPLGLKPAGR, encoded by the coding sequence ATGTCAGCACCCGTCAGCACCGTCTCCGACGCCGTCCAGGCCGCCCTGGCCACCGTCGACGACCCCGAGATCCGCCGGCCGATCACCGAGCTCGGCATGGTCCGTTCCGCGATCGTCGGCGACGACGGCGTGGTCCGGATCGAGCTGCTGCTCACCATCGCCGGCTGCCCGCTGAAGGACAAGCTGCGCGCCGACATCACCGCCGCCGTGGGCGCGGTGCCCGGGATCACCGGCGTGGAGATCGAGTTCGGGGTGATGAGCCCCGAGCAGCGACAGTCGTTGCAGGCGAAGCTGCGCGGCGGCGGGGCCGCCGCCGAGCCGGTCATCCCGTTCGCCCAGCCCGGCTCGCGGACCCGGGTGTACGCGGTGGCCAGCGGCAAGGGCGGCGTCGGCAAGTCCAGCGTGACGGTGAACCTGGCCGCCGCGCTCGCCGCCCGGGGGCTGTCGGTCGGCGTGGTCGACGCGGACATCTACGGTCACTCGGTGCCCCGGATGCTCGGCGCGGACGGCCGCCCGACCCGGGTGGAAGACATGATCATGCCGCCGCAGGCGCACGGCGTGAAGGTCATCTCGATCGGCATGTTCACCGCCGGCAACGCCGCCGTGGTGTGGCGGGGCCCGATGCTGCACCGGGCGTTGCAGCAGTTCCTCGCCGACGTCTACTGGGGCGACCTGGACGTCCTCCTGCTGGACCTGCCGCCGGGCACCGGCGACGTGGCCATCTCGCTGGCCCAGCTCCTGCCGAACGCGGAGATCCTCGTGGTCACCACCCCGCAGACGGCCGCCGCCGAGGTGGCGGAACGGGCCGGCGCGATCGCCCTCCAGACCCACCAGCGGGTGGTCGGTGTGATCGAGAACATGTCCTGGCTGGAGCTGCCGGACGGCTCCCGGATGGAGGTCTTCGGGGCCGGCGGCGGGGCCACCGTGGCCGAGTCGCTGACCCGGACGATCGGCGCGCAGGTGCCGCTGCTGGGGCAGATCCCGCTGGACACCCGGGTCCGCGAGGCCGGCGACGCCGGCAACCCGATCGTGCTGGTCGAGCCGGACGCCCTGGCCGCGAAGGCGCTCGGCGCGGTGGCCGACCGGCTCGCCGTACGTCGGGAGTCGCTGCTCGGCAAGCCGCTCGGCCTCAAGCCCGCCGGCCGCTGA
- a CDS encoding CBS domain-containing protein, which translates to MSTPTRVYIARLAGVAVFDPNGDQVGRVRDAVARIRPTSRPPEVVGLVAEMPMRRRIFLSINRVTSLDVDAVVLGTGTLNLRRFEKRPNELLVLAELLDRRVRVEPDGRAATVVDVAMERSRGGEWSLGRVAVREHTGRLTRRGHLHQVDWENVRGLTGFGDTRGTANLLAVLEDMRPADLANALQDLPDLRRNEVAAALDDERLADVLSELPEHDQVEILSALGRERAADVLEEMDPDDAADLLNELPPPEQDVLLDLMEPEEADPVRQLLKYTPGTAGSVMTSEPVIMPPDATVAEALARIREPQLSPAVAAQVFVTRAPMTTPTGRYLGMVHFQRLLREPPADLLGGVVLNDIDPLRETTPLPEITRRMATYDLVAMPVVDRNNRLVGAVTVDDVLDHSLPRDWRDRDVPTEVPAEPLPGLSAQPSTGGLNG; encoded by the coding sequence GTGAGCACACCGACCCGGGTCTACATCGCCCGACTCGCCGGAGTGGCCGTCTTCGATCCGAACGGCGACCAGGTGGGCCGGGTACGTGACGCGGTGGCCCGGATCCGACCCACCAGCCGTCCCCCGGAGGTGGTCGGGCTGGTCGCCGAGATGCCGATGCGACGCCGGATCTTCCTCTCCATCAACCGGGTCACCTCGCTCGACGTCGACGCGGTCGTGCTGGGCACCGGGACGCTCAACCTGCGCCGTTTCGAGAAACGCCCCAACGAGCTGCTGGTCCTCGCCGAGCTGCTCGACCGCCGGGTGCGCGTCGAGCCCGACGGCCGGGCCGCCACGGTGGTCGACGTGGCCATGGAGCGCAGCCGGGGCGGCGAGTGGTCCCTCGGCCGGGTGGCGGTCCGGGAGCACACCGGCCGGCTCACCCGTCGGGGGCACCTGCACCAGGTCGACTGGGAGAACGTCCGGGGCCTCACCGGCTTCGGCGACACCCGGGGCACCGCCAACCTGCTCGCCGTCCTGGAGGACATGCGCCCGGCCGACCTGGCCAACGCCCTCCAGGATCTGCCCGACCTGCGCCGCAACGAGGTCGCGGCGGCCCTGGACGACGAACGTCTGGCCGACGTGCTCAGCGAGCTGCCCGAGCACGACCAGGTCGAGATCCTCTCCGCGTTGGGGCGGGAACGCGCCGCCGACGTCCTGGAGGAGATGGATCCGGACGACGCCGCCGACCTGCTCAACGAGCTGCCCCCGCCGGAGCAGGACGTGCTGCTCGACCTGATGGAGCCGGAGGAGGCCGACCCGGTCCGGCAGCTCCTCAAGTACACCCCGGGCACGGCGGGCAGCGTGATGACCTCGGAGCCGGTGATCATGCCGCCGGACGCCACCGTCGCCGAGGCGCTGGCCCGGATCCGGGAGCCACAGCTCTCCCCCGCGGTGGCCGCGCAGGTCTTCGTGACCCGGGCCCCGATGACCACCCCCACCGGGCGGTACCTCGGCATGGTCCACTTCCAGCGGCTGCTCCGCGAGCCACCGGCCGACCTGCTCGGCGGGGTGGTGCTCAACGACATCGACCCGCTGCGCGAGACCACCCCGCTGCCGGAGATCACCCGCCGGATGGCCACCTACGACCTGGTCGCCATGCCGGTGGTCGACCGCAACAACCGGCTGGTCGGCGCGGTCACCGTGGACGACGTGCTCGACCACTCCCTGCCCCGGGACTGGCGGGACCGGGACGTGCCGACGGAGGTGCCCGCAGAACCGCTGCCCGGCCTGTCGGCCCAGCCGTCGACGGGCGGCCTGAATGGCTGA
- a CDS encoding VOC family protein, whose product MTYDFQVVIDAAAPHELADWWAETLGWRVEPSDEAFIRRMVDQGQATEADTTTHRGVLVWRAGAAIVHPDSGRRVLFQTVPKAKTVKNRLHLDVRVGDEARAAEVERLVNRGASVLHDGRQGPFSWVTLTDPEGNEFCLT is encoded by the coding sequence ATGACGTACGACTTCCAGGTCGTCATCGACGCGGCCGCCCCGCACGAGCTCGCCGACTGGTGGGCCGAGACGCTGGGTTGGCGGGTGGAGCCGTCCGACGAGGCGTTCATCCGGCGGATGGTCGACCAGGGGCAGGCCACCGAGGCGGACACCACGACCCACCGGGGCGTCCTGGTATGGCGGGCGGGGGCCGCGATCGTGCACCCCGACTCCGGGCGGCGGGTGCTCTTCCAGACCGTTCCGAAGGCCAAGACGGTGAAGAACCGGCTCCACCTCGACGTCCGGGTCGGTGACGAGGCCAGGGCGGCCGAGGTGGAGCGGCTCGTCAACCGGGGCGCGTCGGTGCTGCACGACGGGCGGCAGGGGCCGTTCTCCTGGGTGACCCTCACCGACCCCGAGGGCAACGAGTTCTGTCTGACCTGA
- a CDS encoding DUF1003 domain-containing protein has translation MADQRRGGRLDQPAEPHKVKLPRFDPEAFGRWSEGIARGMGTANFIVYMTVVIAAWFGWNTLAPAHLRFDPYTFTFLTLVLSLQASYAAPLILLAQNRQADRDRVSLEEDRRRATMQKADTEYLAREIAALRIALGEVATRDFLRSELARLAEELDEAQQRRYRLERRHQEGGPTSAPSLGTPVDPPDRPGDPGPDRR, from the coding sequence ATGGCTGATCAGCGTCGCGGCGGCCGGCTGGACCAGCCGGCCGAGCCGCACAAGGTCAAACTGCCCCGGTTCGACCCGGAGGCGTTCGGCCGGTGGTCCGAGGGGATCGCCCGGGGCATGGGCACGGCCAACTTCATCGTCTACATGACGGTGGTCATCGCGGCCTGGTTCGGCTGGAACACCCTCGCCCCGGCGCACCTGCGCTTCGACCCGTACACCTTCACGTTCCTGACCCTGGTGCTGTCGTTGCAGGCGTCGTACGCCGCGCCGCTGATCCTGCTGGCGCAGAACCGGCAGGCGGACCGGGACCGGGTCTCGCTGGAGGAGGACCGCCGCCGGGCCACCATGCAGAAGGCGGACACCGAGTACCTGGCGCGGGAGATCGCCGCGCTGCGGATCGCCCTGGGCGAGGTCGCCACCCGGGACTTCCTCCGCAGCGAGCTGGCCCGGCTGGCCGAGGAGCTGGACGAGGCCCAGCAGCGCCGGTACCGGCTGGAGCGCCGCCACCAGGAGGGCGGTCCGACCTCCGCGCCCTCCCTGGGCACCCCGGTCGACCCACCGGACCGACCGGGCGACCCCGGGCCCGACCGGCGGTGA
- a CDS encoding sulfite exporter TauE/SafE family protein: protein MRKLILLALVGFGAQLVDGSLGMAYGVTSTTLLLAINTSAASASATVHLAEIGTTLVSGAAHWRFGNVDWRVVWRVGVPGALGAFLGATFLSGLSTATAAPIMSLILLTLGCYLLVRFTVAGLPTGRVGLPLRKRFLGPLGLVAGFVDATGGGGWGPVGTPAILASGRMEPRRVIGSIDTSEFLVAVAASLGFLVGLGSQNIDYGWVLALLIGGMAAAPIAAWLVRKVPPRVLGSAVGGVIILTNGRTLLRSEWIDASDPVRYAYYVVVAVLWVAAVVWSVRQHLATRDATPATAVAHAAPAPVGEHGAPTTVLDPADRPDEVNSN from the coding sequence GTGCGTAAACTGATCCTGCTCGCCCTGGTGGGTTTCGGGGCACAACTGGTCGACGGCAGTCTCGGCATGGCGTACGGCGTGACATCCACCACATTGCTGTTGGCCATCAACACGAGCGCGGCCAGCGCGTCCGCGACCGTTCATCTCGCAGAAATCGGCACGACACTGGTCTCTGGTGCCGCGCACTGGCGATTCGGCAACGTCGACTGGCGGGTGGTGTGGCGGGTGGGCGTGCCCGGCGCCCTCGGGGCCTTCCTCGGCGCGACCTTCCTGTCCGGGCTCTCCACCGCGACCGCGGCCCCGATCATGTCGCTGATCCTGCTCACCCTCGGCTGCTACCTGCTGGTCCGGTTCACCGTGGCCGGCCTGCCGACCGGACGCGTCGGACTGCCGTTGCGCAAGCGCTTCCTCGGCCCGCTCGGCCTGGTCGCCGGCTTCGTCGACGCCACCGGCGGAGGCGGCTGGGGGCCGGTCGGCACGCCGGCGATCCTGGCCAGCGGACGGATGGAGCCCCGCCGGGTGATCGGCTCGATCGACACCAGCGAGTTCCTGGTGGCGGTGGCCGCCAGTCTCGGCTTCCTGGTCGGGCTCGGCTCGCAGAACATCGACTACGGCTGGGTGCTCGCGCTCCTGATCGGCGGAATGGCCGCCGCGCCCATCGCGGCCTGGCTGGTCCGCAAGGTCCCGCCCCGGGTGCTCGGCTCCGCCGTCGGCGGTGTGATCATCCTCACCAACGGCCGGACCCTGCTGCGCAGCGAGTGGATCGACGCCTCCGACCCCGTCCGGTACGCCTATTACGTGGTCGTCGCCGTGCTCTGGGTGGCGGCGGTGGTGTGGTCGGTCCGGCAACACCTGGCCACCCGGGACGCCACGCCGGCCACCGCCGTGGCACACGCCGCGCCGGCCCCGGTCGGCGAGCACGGCGCGCCCACGACCGTCCTCGACCCGGCCGACCGGCCCGACGAGGTCAACTCCAACTGA